The proteins below are encoded in one region of Tolumonas auensis DSM 9187:
- a CDS encoding type VI secretion system Vgr family protein — MFFEANEARFLFAVPGHAAAFQVLRFSGEEYISKSFDFRVTLVCEDNQLDLASFLYQPCVLKIKSPDRIREITGVVYDISQHDTGLRFTEYHITVKPRFDLLQLRVNYRIYQQLATQQIVEQLLQEAGFTTLDYRWRLHEQHQPREYCVQYAESDYDFIHRILSEEGIHYHYATQNGQTVLVFGDSNAAFANGVAMDYLPASGLNPDKPALRECQTFWRTVSGKVSGRDFTFLRPVTPLDSEVTPPPVAQNHQTQISAKNQPSAQANPSDKLEEYRWPNLSDTEAENLRQNKLALARHMQAAIELQGVTDHGDLVAGKFTTFHELPRREFEPLWLVRQVHHEGEQPQVLEETSGGQASYHNQFVAVPWQVLFVPGWWSKRPDLPGYQTAIVTGPKGEEIYTDVYGRIKVQFHWDKEGQGDDKTSCWLRVAQGWAGDRYGSHWIPRVGQEVVVSFEHGNPDRPLVLGCVYNGANQHPYALPAHKTRTVFKTLSTPGGGGFNELRFEDKKGREQIFLHAQRDWELMVKANAYATIDGDSHRLTQGNVIERVKHDRSETVKKERFEELNADDRLKLKGTQQQQIEQSFMVSVADELHQNAAIKINMEAGAGLTLKVGGSFITLSPAGVQMVAPAISLNGGGAPLVGSDLSLLDMIKPIGAVVAAARSAKAAASKRCRKQK, encoded by the coding sequence ATGTTTTTCGAGGCCAATGAAGCCCGGTTTCTGTTCGCAGTCCCGGGTCATGCTGCTGCTTTTCAGGTTTTGCGATTCAGCGGCGAAGAATACATCAGTAAAAGCTTTGATTTCCGCGTAACACTGGTCTGTGAAGATAATCAGCTCGATCTGGCTTCTTTCCTCTATCAGCCCTGCGTTCTGAAAATAAAAAGTCCCGACCGCATTCGTGAAATTACCGGCGTGGTGTATGACATCAGTCAGCACGATACCGGTTTGCGTTTCACCGAATACCACATCACCGTGAAACCCCGGTTTGACCTGCTGCAGCTTCGGGTGAACTACCGTATCTATCAGCAACTGGCGACGCAGCAAATCGTTGAGCAACTTTTGCAGGAAGCGGGCTTCACCACACTGGATTACCGCTGGCGTCTGCACGAACAACATCAGCCGCGTGAATATTGCGTGCAGTATGCGGAGTCGGACTACGATTTTATCCACCGGATTTTATCGGAGGAGGGCATTCACTATCACTATGCAACACAAAATGGCCAGACGGTGCTGGTGTTCGGTGACAGCAATGCTGCTTTCGCCAACGGTGTGGCAATGGACTACCTTCCGGCCAGTGGCCTAAACCCCGACAAACCGGCATTACGGGAATGTCAGACCTTCTGGCGTACCGTTTCCGGCAAGGTCAGTGGCCGTGATTTCACCTTTCTGCGTCCGGTTACACCACTAGACAGCGAAGTCACGCCACCACCTGTGGCGCAAAATCACCAGACGCAGATTTCTGCTAAAAACCAGCCTTCCGCACAGGCGAACCCTTCTGACAAACTGGAGGAATACCGCTGGCCAAACTTAAGTGATACCGAGGCTGAAAATCTGCGTCAGAACAAACTGGCACTGGCGCGGCACATGCAGGCGGCTATCGAACTGCAGGGTGTGACCGATCACGGAGATCTGGTCGCCGGAAAATTCACCACCTTCCATGAACTGCCGCGCCGTGAATTTGAACCCTTATGGCTGGTCAGACAGGTGCATCACGAAGGTGAACAGCCGCAGGTGCTGGAGGAAACCAGTGGCGGTCAGGCCAGCTACCACAACCAGTTTGTTGCGGTCCCGTGGCAGGTGCTGTTTGTCCCCGGCTGGTGGTCCAAACGCCCTGATCTGCCGGGTTATCAGACCGCGATTGTCACCGGTCCGAAAGGCGAAGAAATTTACACCGACGTCTATGGCCGTATCAAAGTGCAGTTCCATTGGGACAAAGAAGGTCAGGGGGATGATAAAACCTCCTGCTGGCTGCGGGTTGCACAAGGCTGGGCCGGTGATCGCTACGGCAGTCACTGGATCCCGCGGGTCGGGCAGGAAGTGGTGGTCAGCTTTGAACATGGCAATCCCGACCGGCCACTGGTGTTGGGCTGTGTCTATAACGGGGCGAACCAGCATCCGTATGCCTTACCGGCGCATAAAACCAGAACCGTGTTCAAGACCCTGTCCACCCCCGGTGGTGGCGGCTTTAACGAACTGCGCTTTGAAGACAAAAAGGGCCGTGAACAGATCTTCCTGCATGCCCAGCGCGACTGGGAACTGATGGTCAAAGCCAATGCCTATGCCACCATCGACGGTGATAGCCATCGTCTGACACAAGGCAATGTCATTGAGCGGGTAAAACACGATCGCAGCGAAACGGTAAAAAAAGAGCGTTTTGAAGAGCTCAATGCCGATGATCGGCTCAAGCTTAAAGGTACTCAGCAACAGCAAATCGAGCAGTCATTTATGGTGTCAGTGGCGGATGAACTGCACCAGAACGCCGCCATCAAAATCAACATGGAAGCGGGAGCCGGACTAACACTTAAAGTCGGCGGCAGCTTTATTACCCTCAGCCCAGCCGGCGTGCAGATGGTTGCTCCTGCTATCAGCCTCAACGGCGGTGGCGCACCGCTGGTCGGGTCAGATTTGAGCCTGCTGGATATGATTAAACCTATCGGGGCGGTTGTCGCGGCGGCCCGCAGTGCAAAAGCTGCCGCATCGAAACGTTGCCGGAAGCAGAAATAA
- a CDS encoding HAD family hydrolase — MFDVNAYQNYAAWIFDLDGTLSNTLQAHDLAWQHALTQFAIPFTSERMQQLGGVPIPDTVEILADEAGIRVDVPAVVNVRDRRFYELLPTTLSPTPLVAGVVLPFLGEKPMAVGTGCHTDMARRILAGLSLDHYLPVVVGADQVTNPKPAPDTFLLAAEKLGVKPERCLVFEDADAGLKAAAAAGMAAVDVRKLWPVQRPLQ; from the coding sequence ATGTTTGATGTTAATGCTTATCAGAATTATGCCGCCTGGATTTTTGATCTCGACGGTACCCTTTCCAACACGCTGCAGGCGCATGATCTGGCGTGGCAGCATGCACTGACGCAGTTTGCTATTCCTTTTACCAGCGAGCGTATGCAGCAGCTGGGTGGTGTGCCGATCCCCGATACGGTTGAAATTCTGGCGGATGAAGCCGGTATCCGCGTGGATGTTCCGGCCGTAGTGAATGTGCGTGATCGCCGGTTCTACGAATTACTGCCAACAACTTTATCGCCGACACCACTGGTTGCCGGTGTGGTATTGCCCTTTTTAGGCGAAAAACCGATGGCGGTTGGGACCGGTTGTCACACTGACATGGCCCGCCGTATCCTCGCCGGGTTATCGCTGGATCACTATCTGCCGGTCGTGGTGGGGGCGGATCAGGTTACCAACCCGAAACCCGCGCCGGATACTTTCCTGCTGGCCGCAGAAAAGCTGGGTGTGAAACCGGAACGCTGTCTGGTATTTGAAGATGCAGACGCCGGTCTGAAGGCAGCTGCAGCGGCTGGTATGGCAGCAGTGGATGTACGTAAACTCTGGCCGGTACAGCGTCCATTACAGTAG
- a CDS encoding NADP-dependent oxidoreductase produces the protein MAQLQITRFGGVDVLQLTEKELPAPAADQVLLAVLLASVNPIDAKTRAGLGWAAQKFKDALPWTPGFDVCGVVREAGSDVTTFSVGQRVCGMTSGGGAYASAMLAPAAELLPVPKNITHAQAAALPLAGLTARQGLFEFGQLQAGETVLISAAAGGVGHIAVQLAKQAGATVVATASEANHDFLLKLGADKVVDYHDAEAMAALTGQVDFVFDLVGFDSGLTALSLLKAGGRQVTVPTIAVPAIKAVAETQGKTVSGMLVHQDADGLAALLALCSAGKLQVHVSKIYPLAEGAKAHQAIESGRTRGKLLLDPGSQEM, from the coding sequence ATGGCTCAACTGCAAATCACCCGCTTTGGCGGCGTGGACGTATTACAACTGACGGAAAAGGAACTCCCGGCACCGGCTGCAGATCAGGTATTGCTGGCGGTGCTGCTTGCCAGTGTGAACCCAATCGATGCCAAAACCCGTGCCGGATTAGGCTGGGCGGCACAGAAGTTTAAAGATGCGCTGCCATGGACGCCGGGGTTTGATGTCTGTGGTGTGGTACGCGAAGCTGGCTCTGACGTGACGACGTTCAGTGTCGGTCAGCGGGTCTGCGGTATGACCTCCGGCGGTGGGGCTTATGCTTCGGCGATGCTGGCTCCGGCCGCAGAACTTTTACCGGTACCGAAAAATATTACTCACGCGCAGGCAGCCGCCTTGCCACTGGCCGGACTGACCGCCCGTCAGGGGTTATTTGAATTCGGCCAGCTGCAGGCGGGTGAAACCGTGCTGATTTCTGCCGCGGCCGGTGGTGTCGGGCATATTGCCGTGCAACTGGCCAAACAGGCGGGTGCTACCGTTGTTGCCACTGCTTCCGAAGCTAATCATGATTTTCTGTTAAAGCTGGGTGCGGATAAAGTCGTCGATTACCATGATGCAGAGGCAATGGCAGCGTTAACCGGACAAGTTGATTTCGTATTTGATCTGGTCGGTTTTGACAGCGGATTAACGGCGCTCTCCCTGCTGAAAGCGGGCGGACGACAAGTGACCGTGCCGACCATTGCGGTTCCGGCCATTAAAGCCGTCGCGGAGACACAGGGTAAAACTGTGTCCGGTATGCTGGTGCATCAGGATGCTGATGGTCTGGCTGCCCTGCTGGCATTGTGTTCAGCCGGCAAATTACAGGTTCATGTCAGTAAGATTTATCCACTGGCTGAAGGTGCCAAGGCGCATCAGGCCATTGAAAGCGGACGTACCCGCGGCAAGCTGTTGCTCGATCCGGGTAGTCAGGAGATGTAA
- the glpK gene encoding glycerol kinase GlpK — protein sequence MTKQRYVVALDQGTTSSRAIIFDHDARIVAVSQREFTQHYPQPGWVEHDPMEIWATQSSTLTEALAKSGIHNDEIAAIGITNQRETTVVWEKATGKPVYNAIVWQCRRTAAICEELKARGLDNYVRENTGLLLDAYFSGTKVKWILDNVEGAREKAERGELLFGTIDTWLIWKMTNGEVHVTDPTNASRTMLYNIRDLQWDGHILQELGIPASMLPQVRPSSEVYGYTTRGGGAQIPISGIAGDQQAALFGQLCFEKGMAKNTYGTGCFLLMNTGETPVKSESGLLTTIAVGPTGNVNYALEGSVFMGGATVQWLRDELRLIDDATDTGYFAGKVKDSNGVYLVPAFVGLGAPYWDPYARGAIVGLTRGANRNHIIRAALESIAYQSRDVLDAMQKDSGIRLASLKVDGGAVANDFLMQFQSDIMGTTVVRPKLIETTALGAAFLAGLAVGFWESTAELSDKFSIDREFEPALPAEQREQLYSGWQKAVTRSQHWVD from the coding sequence ATGACAAAACAACGTTACGTCGTCGCACTCGACCAGGGTACTACCTCTTCCCGCGCCATTATCTTCGACCATGATGCGCGTATTGTGGCGGTATCTCAGCGTGAATTCACCCAGCACTATCCGCAACCGGGCTGGGTAGAACATGACCCGATGGAAATCTGGGCAACACAGTCCTCCACGCTGACAGAGGCACTGGCAAAATCCGGTATCCATAACGACGAAATTGCCGCGATTGGTATCACCAACCAGCGTGAAACCACGGTGGTATGGGAAAAAGCGACCGGGAAACCCGTGTATAACGCCATCGTCTGGCAGTGCCGCCGTACCGCCGCTATTTGTGAAGAGCTGAAAGCGCGTGGTCTCGATAACTACGTGCGTGAAAATACCGGTCTGCTGCTGGATGCTTACTTCTCCGGTACCAAGGTGAAATGGATCCTCGATAACGTCGAAGGGGCGCGTGAAAAAGCGGAACGGGGTGAACTGCTATTTGGCACAATTGATACCTGGCTGATCTGGAAAATGACCAATGGTGAAGTGCACGTCACCGATCCGACCAATGCGTCGCGCACCATGCTGTATAACATCCGCGATCTGCAGTGGGACGGTCATATTCTGCAGGAACTGGGCATTCCGGCCTCGATGCTGCCGCAGGTTCGTCCATCTTCTGAGGTCTATGGCTACACCACCCGTGGCGGCGGTGCGCAGATCCCGATCTCCGGTATTGCCGGCGATCAGCAGGCGGCGTTGTTCGGCCAGCTCTGCTTTGAAAAAGGCATGGCAAAGAACACTTACGGTACCGGCTGCTTCCTGCTGATGAATACCGGTGAAACGCCGGTGAAATCAGAAAGTGGTTTGCTGACCACCATCGCCGTGGGCCCAACCGGGAATGTGAACTATGCGCTGGAAGGCTCGGTGTTTATGGGTGGCGCGACGGTGCAATGGCTGCGCGATGAGCTGCGGCTGATCGATGATGCCACCGATACCGGTTATTTTGCCGGCAAGGTAAAAGACTCTAACGGTGTCTATCTGGTGCCGGCCTTTGTCGGACTCGGCGCTCCCTACTGGGACCCGTATGCCCGGGGCGCAATCGTCGGCCTGACGCGTGGCGCTAACCGCAATCACATCATCCGTGCCGCACTGGAATCGATCGCCTATCAAAGCCGTGATGTGCTGGATGCGATGCAGAAAGACTCCGGTATCCGGCTCGCCAGTCTGAAAGTCGATGGTGGTGCGGTGGCGAATGACTTCCTGATGCAGTTCCAGTCCGACATCATGGGTACCACCGTGGTGCGTCCGAAACTGATTGAAACCACCGCACTGGGTGCCGCCTTCCTCGCCGGACTCGCGGTCGGCTTCTGGGAGAGCACCGCCGAGCTGAGCGATAAATTCAGCATCGATCGCGAGTTCGAACCGGCACTGCCGGCAGAACAGCGCGAACAGCTGTATAGCGGCTGGCAGAAAGCGGTCACGCGCTCACAGCACTGGGTGGATTAG
- a CDS encoding DUF4123 domain-containing protein, protein MMTLDDWQQKLPATYMVYALIDPLADNKPLEYWYRQADQTDAWPLYAGTEFKDEVLYGLWLLPLAQLPGWQAWWREQEAAGYATGMLIASEHMPGKLVQHWQSLLLAGLDGEEVIFRYYDPRILGPMLYTFTEEETRRFLGPTNELVVWHQNDWLITSPYPELDLTEHAEPWWRMQDGHFVGQPGEKEITLFNLEQWLWRNANELTTVLYERNGPISEQLEQTYQRAMSGSIPELWQPAWMILDLMGYLHWWPKIQSLKEIRGADEQRDVMAKVIQQIKKAQTGGAE, encoded by the coding sequence ATGATGACGTTGGACGATTGGCAACAAAAACTGCCTGCAACCTATATGGTGTATGCACTTATTGACCCGCTGGCGGACAACAAACCACTGGAATACTGGTACCGGCAGGCCGACCAAACCGACGCCTGGCCGCTCTATGCCGGAACCGAATTTAAAGATGAAGTTCTGTATGGCCTGTGGTTACTGCCTCTGGCACAACTGCCCGGCTGGCAGGCATGGTGGCGGGAACAGGAAGCTGCCGGCTATGCGACCGGCATGCTGATAGCGTCAGAACACATGCCGGGAAAACTGGTTCAGCACTGGCAAAGCCTGTTGCTTGCCGGGCTGGATGGCGAAGAAGTGATTTTTCGCTACTACGACCCGCGAATACTGGGTCCCATGCTCTATACCTTCACCGAAGAGGAAACCCGCCGTTTTCTGGGGCCAACCAATGAACTGGTCGTGTGGCATCAAAATGATTGGCTTATCACCTCTCCTTATCCGGAACTGGATTTAACTGAACATGCTGAACCCTGGTGGCGGATGCAAGACGGGCATTTTGTCGGGCAGCCGGGAGAGAAAGAAATAACGCTGTTCAATCTCGAACAATGGCTTTGGCGGAATGCCAATGAGCTTACAACCGTGTTATATGAGCGAAATGGTCCGATATCAGAACAGCTTGAACAGACATATCAACGGGCAATGTCAGGCAGTATTCCCGAGCTGTGGCAACCGGCATGGATGATCCTTGATCTCATGGGATATCTGCATTGGTGGCCTAAGATCCAAAGCCTGAAAGAGATTCGAGGCGCTGACGAACAACGGGATGTGATGGCGAAAGTCATCCAACAAATAAAAAAAGCACAAACAGGCGGAGCAGAATAA